In a genomic window of Streptomyces sp. SJL17-4:
- a CDS encoding metalloregulator ArsR/SmtB family transcription factor, with protein sequence MSTPLYQLKADFFKTLGHPVRIRVLELLSDREHGVAEMLRDTGVEPAYLSQQLAVLRRANMVVARREGTAVYYALTSPQVAELLRIARTILSGVLAGQAELLADLRAAVPREKAPSLTSPTAAAAPAEPSSRRPPSTGRGRPG encoded by the coding sequence ATGAGTACGCCGCTCTACCAATTGAAGGCCGACTTCTTCAAGACACTGGGACACCCTGTCCGCATCCGCGTTCTGGAGCTGCTGAGCGACCGCGAGCACGGTGTCGCCGAGATGCTCCGCGACACTGGGGTCGAACCGGCGTACCTCTCCCAGCAGTTGGCGGTACTGCGCCGGGCGAACATGGTCGTCGCCCGGCGCGAAGGCACGGCCGTGTACTACGCGCTGACGAGTCCTCAGGTGGCCGAACTGCTGCGGATCGCCCGCACGATCCTCTCCGGCGTCCTCGCGGGCCAGGCGGAACTGCTGGCCGACCTCCGGGCCGCGGTACCCCGGGAGAAGGCCCCCTCGCTCACGTCCCCGACGGCCGCGGCTGCTCCGGCGGAACCGAGCTCTCGGCGGCCGCCATCCACTGGTCGAGGTCGGCCTGGGTGA
- a CDS encoding response regulator transcription factor, with protein MRVLIVEDEPYLAEAVRDGLRLEAIAADIAGDGDSALELLSVHSYDLAVLDRDIPGPSGDEVARRIIASGSGIPILMLTAADRIDDKASGFELGADDYLTKPFELRELVLRLRALDRRRAYARPPVRELAGLRVDPFRREVFRDGRYVALTRKQFAVLEVLVAAEGGVVSAEELLERAWDENVDPLTNAVRITVSALRKRLGEPWIIATVPGVGYRIETAPDTTRPGSTHG; from the coding sequence ATGCGCGTACTGATCGTGGAGGACGAGCCCTACCTGGCCGAAGCCGTCCGTGACGGTCTGCGGCTCGAGGCGATCGCCGCCGACATCGCCGGCGACGGCGACTCCGCCCTGGAACTGCTCAGCGTCCACTCCTACGACCTCGCGGTCCTCGACCGCGACATCCCCGGCCCCTCCGGCGACGAGGTCGCCCGGCGCATCATCGCCTCCGGGAGCGGCATCCCGATCCTCATGCTCACCGCCGCCGACCGGATCGACGACAAGGCCTCCGGGTTCGAGCTCGGCGCCGACGACTACCTCACCAAACCGTTCGAGCTGCGGGAGCTCGTCCTGCGGCTGAGGGCGCTCGACCGCAGACGCGCGTACGCCCGGCCCCCGGTCCGTGAGCTCGCGGGCCTGCGGGTCGACCCCTTCCGGCGGGAGGTCTTCCGCGACGGTCGTTACGTCGCGCTCACCCGCAAACAGTTCGCCGTCCTCGAAGTCCTCGTCGCCGCCGAGGGCGGGGTCGTCAGCGCCGAGGAGCTGCTCGAACGGGCCTGGGACGAGAACGTCGACCCCCTCACCAACGCCGTACGCATCACCGTCTCCGCGCTGCGCAAGCGGCTCGGCGAACCATGGATCATCGCCACCGTGCCGGGTGTCGGCTACCGCATCGAGACCGCACCCGACACCACCCGCCCCGGCAGTACGCATGGATAG
- a CDS encoding aminopeptidase P family protein: MAKGRKNGLYEGVSEELSALMRSGWADTERHGLQPDEQAPYAARRRAALSARFPGERLVIPSGNLKTRSNDDMYPFRPYTGYVHMTGDQARDGALVLEPRADGGHDAYCYQLPRDSRDNDEFWIGYTAELWMGRRRSLAEAEVVLGLPCRDVRKAADDLAAATGVPTRIVRGIDPALEAAVATDEDRDDELEEALSELRLVKDAWEIGEMRKAVDSTVRGFTDCVGELSRAVASSERWIEGTFFRRARLEGNSVGYGSICAAGEHATIMHWTDNDGPVRPGDLLLLDAGVETRSLYTADVTRTLPISGTFTPVQRQVYDAVYEAQEAGMAAVKPGAPYRDFHEASQRHLTARLVEWGFIEGPVDRAYALGLQRRFTMAGTGHMLGLDVHDCAQARTGEYVGGVLEPGMVLTVEPGLYFQPDDLTVPEEWRGIGVRIEDDLLVTDDGHENLSAGLPRSSAEVESWMSRFAG; this comes from the coding sequence GTGGCGAAGGGTCGCAAGAACGGCCTCTACGAAGGCGTCTCCGAGGAGCTGTCCGCCCTGATGAGGTCGGGGTGGGCGGACACCGAGCGGCACGGGCTCCAGCCCGACGAGCAGGCCCCGTACGCGGCCCGCCGCCGCGCCGCGCTCTCCGCGCGCTTCCCCGGCGAGCGCCTCGTGATCCCCTCCGGCAACCTCAAGACCCGCTCCAACGACGACATGTACCCCTTCCGCCCGTACACGGGATACGTGCACATGACGGGCGACCAGGCACGTGACGGCGCGCTGGTGCTCGAACCCCGCGCGGACGGCGGCCACGACGCCTACTGCTACCAGCTGCCGCGCGACAGCCGCGACAACGACGAGTTCTGGATCGGCTACACGGCCGAGCTGTGGATGGGCCGGCGCCGCTCCCTCGCGGAGGCCGAGGTCGTCCTCGGGCTGCCCTGCCGCGACGTCCGCAAGGCCGCCGACGACCTGGCCGCCGCCACCGGCGTCCCCACCCGGATCGTCCGGGGCATCGACCCGGCCCTGGAGGCCGCGGTCGCCACGGACGAGGACCGCGACGACGAACTGGAGGAGGCGCTCTCCGAACTCCGGCTCGTCAAGGACGCGTGGGAGATCGGCGAGATGCGCAAGGCGGTCGACTCCACCGTCCGCGGCTTCACCGACTGCGTCGGCGAGCTGTCGCGGGCCGTCGCCTCCTCCGAGCGGTGGATCGAGGGAACGTTCTTCCGCCGGGCGCGCCTTGAGGGCAACTCCGTGGGCTACGGCTCCATCTGCGCCGCCGGTGAGCACGCCACGATCATGCACTGGACGGACAACGACGGTCCGGTCCGGCCCGGCGACCTGCTGCTGCTCGACGCCGGCGTGGAGACCCGCTCCCTGTACACCGCCGACGTCACCCGCACGCTCCCGATCAGCGGCACCTTCACCCCGGTCCAGCGCCAGGTGTACGACGCGGTGTACGAGGCGCAGGAGGCGGGCATGGCCGCGGTCAAGCCGGGTGCCCCGTACCGCGACTTCCACGAGGCGTCCCAGCGTCACCTGACGGCACGGCTGGTCGAGTGGGGCTTCATCGAGGGCCCGGTCGACCGTGCGTACGCCCTCGGTCTCCAGCGCCGCTTCACCATGGCCGGCACCGGGCACATGCTCGGCCTGGACGTCCACGACTGCGCGCAGGCCCGCACGGGGGAGTACGTCGGCGGCGTCCTCGAACCGGGCATGGTGCTCACCGTCGAGCCCGGCCTGTACTTCCAGCCCGACGACCTGACCGTGCCGGAGGAGTGGCGGGGCATCGGCGTCCGGATCGAGGACGATCTGCTCGTCACCGACGACGGTCACGAGAACCTGTCGGCGGGCCTCCCGCGCTCCTCGGCCGAGGTCGAATCCTGGATGTCCCGCTTCGCGGGCTAG
- a CDS encoding PaaX family transcriptional regulator C-terminal domain-containing protein — MKRDTTTTGAGNAAAADEPERAGLTEPTEPTDDSAWTPLPTRTLVHALVRTDGTVDAGELYTVAGLLSMTDQQVRLCVKRLVAEGRFTHEGRGRKAVLRAVADPTGAIAPDAAHADYAYRQDQGLAPWDGRWHLFAFAVPESSRAARDALRDTLLHLGAAPLQGGLYAAANPIGPLVEAQAHHLGVPGQVTYLTSTDLRVGDVTEPRALAAALWPLDEIAARHDRLAAFARGCLDRLGNPEGAERTESLTAVERLTLAVRLAAAFTHAMGPDPLLPPELLPAPWPGARARERFATAWTALTHHPGRESDQPLPRLFALYEDLTAFA, encoded by the coding sequence ATGAAACGCGACACCACCACGACGGGGGCGGGGAACGCGGCGGCCGCCGATGAACCCGAACGCGCCGGACTCACCGAACCCACGGAACCCACCGATGACTCCGCGTGGACCCCTCTCCCCACCCGTACGCTCGTCCACGCCCTCGTCCGTACCGACGGCACCGTCGACGCCGGGGAGCTCTACACCGTCGCCGGGCTCCTCTCCATGACCGACCAGCAGGTCCGGCTCTGCGTCAAGCGCCTCGTCGCGGAGGGCCGTTTCACCCACGAGGGACGGGGCCGCAAGGCCGTCCTCCGCGCGGTCGCCGACCCCACCGGCGCGATCGCCCCCGACGCCGCCCATGCCGACTACGCCTACCGCCAGGACCAGGGGCTCGCCCCCTGGGACGGCAGGTGGCACCTCTTCGCCTTCGCCGTCCCGGAGTCGTCGCGGGCCGCCCGCGACGCGCTCCGCGACACGCTGCTCCACCTCGGCGCCGCGCCGCTCCAAGGGGGCCTGTACGCCGCCGCCAACCCGATCGGACCGCTCGTCGAGGCCCAGGCCCACCACCTCGGCGTCCCCGGCCAGGTCACCTACCTCACCAGCACCGACCTGCGGGTCGGGGACGTCACCGAACCACGGGCGCTGGCCGCCGCGCTCTGGCCGCTCGACGAGATCGCCGCCCGGCACGACCGGCTTGCCGCCTTCGCCCGAGGCTGCCTGGACCGGCTGGGGAACCCGGAAGGCGCGGAGCGCACCGAGAGCCTCACGGCCGTCGAGCGGCTGACGCTCGCCGTCCGGCTCGCCGCCGCCTTCACGCACGCCATGGGGCCGGACCCCCTGCTGCCGCCCGAACTGCTCCCCGCGCCCTGGCCGGGGGCCCGGGCCCGCGAGCGCTTCGCCACCGCGTGGACCGCCCTGACGCACCACCCGGGGCGGGAGTCCGACCAGCCACTCCCCCGCCTCTTCGCCCTGTACGAGGACCTCACGGCATTCGCGTGA
- a CDS encoding GNAT family N-acetyltransferase, translating to MDTRPVVHRGVPEGSEARVAALYWEAFGRKLGAALNPPDKARAFIAAHLHVDRGVAALVDGEVAGVAGYQLDGRGLTGGGPWDVLAAYGAVRGLPRLALLALLERRPGDRELVMDGIAVAPEHRGTGIGGLLLREVAAVAAEAGCRRIRLDVIDVNPRARALYERHGFVAVHTEKTPYLRGLMGFGAATTMHRPVTAADFPHAQEAR from the coding sequence ATGGACACTCGGCCGGTGGTACACAGGGGCGTGCCCGAGGGCAGTGAGGCCAGGGTCGCCGCGCTGTACTGGGAGGCGTTCGGGCGCAAGCTCGGCGCCGCGCTCAACCCGCCCGACAAGGCCCGCGCCTTCATCGCGGCCCACCTCCACGTCGACCGGGGCGTCGCCGCGCTCGTCGACGGCGAGGTGGCGGGCGTCGCCGGGTACCAGCTCGACGGGCGCGGGCTCACCGGCGGCGGGCCGTGGGACGTGCTGGCGGCGTACGGGGCGGTGCGCGGGCTGCCCCGCCTTGCCCTGCTCGCGCTCCTGGAGCGCCGGCCCGGCGACCGTGAACTGGTGATGGACGGCATCGCGGTCGCCCCCGAGCACCGGGGCACGGGCATCGGCGGCCTCCTCCTGCGCGAGGTCGCGGCCGTGGCCGCCGAAGCCGGCTGCCGCCGCATCCGGCTGGACGTCATCGACGTCAACCCACGCGCCCGTGCACTGTACGAACGGCACGGCTTCGTCGCCGTGCACACCGAGAAGACCCCCTACCTCCGCGGCCTGATGGGCTTCGGGGCCGCCACGACGATGCACCGGCCGGTCACGGCGGCCGACTTCCCGCACGCCCAGGAGGCCCGATGA
- a CDS encoding STAS domain-containing protein gives MQLIPRHDPYMIVRSTGGVTVAALRGELDLVLVRHLRPELDALVRESDALTVDIRRLTFCDATGLGLLAHCAGRTRQRGARWRLVCDQPWILRLIRLTALGDVLCPDADPTGALPVAWEEGPADALPVMTALQRDPAAPCPVELGVTRPVS, from the coding sequence ATGCAGCTGATTCCCCGTCATGACCCCTACATGATCGTCCGCTCGACCGGCGGCGTCACCGTCGCCGCCCTCCGGGGTGAACTCGACCTCGTCCTCGTCCGGCACCTGCGGCCCGAGCTGGACGCCCTCGTGCGGGAGTCCGACGCCCTGACCGTGGACATCCGGCGCCTCACCTTCTGCGATGCCACGGGGCTCGGCCTCCTCGCCCACTGCGCCGGACGCACCCGTCAGCGGGGGGCGCGCTGGAGGCTCGTCTGCGACCAGCCGTGGATCCTCCGCCTCATCCGCCTGACCGCACTCGGCGACGTCCTGTGCCCGGACGCCGATCCGACGGGGGCACTTCCGGTCGCCTGGGAGGAGGGCCCGGCGGACGCACTGCCGGTGATGACGGCCCTTCAGCGGGATCCGGCGGCCCCTTGCCCGGTCGAGCTGGGCGTGACAAGACCCGTCTCGTAG
- a CDS encoding sialidase family protein, with translation MVRAAGGVGGARCEVSVPYTSGVGGYASYRIPAVVRTPAGTLLAFAEGRVGGAGDSGDIDLVVRRSEDGGCTWGPTRVAAAGHGDTRGNPAPVVDPRSGDVVLLSSYNGGEATETQILGGEVPAARSRRVFVQRSTDDGWTFSTPREITATVKRSDWRWYATGPGHAVALTRAPYAGRLVVPANHSTAPPEGSGDTGREPRYYGAHAVYSDDGGRSWHLGLVDDTYDGFVNANESTVAELPDGRLYFSARDQFGTSPGNRADAVASRGGEHLVRPFAPQPDLDRVPVVQGSVLYAGGPGGALLFSAPSAPTARAEPALWSSEDGGRTFTKRLTVSRNKAAYSDLVQLDEATIGLLHETGTRSAYETVEFRRIPLAAVTSPADRVTVRGREPDRPLTARRGSRQPAGEARFTRMP, from the coding sequence GTGGTCCGGGCGGCCGGTGGCGTCGGCGGGGCCCGGTGCGAGGTTTCCGTCCCGTACACCTCGGGCGTCGGCGGGTACGCGTCCTACCGCATCCCGGCCGTCGTACGGACCCCGGCCGGCACCCTGCTCGCCTTCGCCGAGGGGCGGGTCGGCGGCGCCGGGGACAGCGGCGACATCGACCTCGTGGTGCGGCGGTCGGAGGACGGCGGATGCACCTGGGGGCCGACGCGCGTCGCCGCCGCAGGACACGGCGACACCCGCGGCAACCCCGCACCCGTCGTCGACCCGCGCTCCGGCGACGTGGTCCTGCTGAGCTCGTACAACGGCGGTGAGGCCACCGAGACGCAGATCCTGGGCGGTGAGGTGCCGGCCGCGCGGAGCCGACGGGTGTTCGTCCAGCGCAGCACCGACGACGGGTGGACGTTCTCGACGCCGCGCGAGATCACCGCGACCGTCAAGCGTTCCGACTGGCGCTGGTACGCCACGGGTCCCGGCCATGCCGTCGCGCTGACCCGCGCTCCGTACGCCGGTCGTCTCGTCGTGCCCGCCAACCACTCGACCGCACCCCCCGAAGGCTCGGGCGACACCGGCCGCGAGCCCAGGTATTACGGGGCGCACGCCGTCTACAGCGACGACGGCGGCCGGTCCTGGCACCTCGGTCTCGTGGACGACACATACGACGGCTTCGTCAACGCCAACGAGTCGACCGTGGCCGAACTGCCCGACGGCAGGCTGTACTTCAGCGCGCGCGACCAGTTCGGCACCAGCCCGGGCAACCGCGCCGACGCCGTGGCGAGCCGTGGCGGGGAACACCTCGTGCGCCCCTTCGCGCCCCAACCCGACCTGGACCGCGTCCCCGTGGTGCAGGGCAGTGTGCTGTACGCCGGCGGGCCGGGCGGCGCCCTGCTGTTCTCGGCCCCGTCGGCCCCGACCGCCCGAGCCGAGCCCGCCCTGTGGAGCAGCGAGGACGGCGGTCGCACCTTCACGAAGCGGCTGACCGTGTCCCGGAACAAGGCGGCGTACTCCGACCTCGTCCAGCTGGACGAGGCGACGATCGGCCTCCTCCACGAGACCGGGACCAGGAGTGCGTACGAGACGGTGGAGTTCCGCCGTATCCCGCTGGCGGCCGTGACGAGTCCGGCGGACCGGGTCACCGTCCGAGGGCGTGAGCCGGACCGCCCGCTCACCGCCCGGCGCGGCTCCCGCCAACCCGCCGGAGAGGCACGGTTCACGCGAATGCCGTGA
- a CDS encoding anti-sigma factor antagonist: MTIEWRYTVQQDLGVLSLAGFLGADAVGRFTGAVGWAVARGTGPVVLDLTRLRGWSVGGQLAVAEAALRLRAAGRALELAAIPADGSLVPVGEGPQVPIHRDLAAALAAHRDAGAEQRAWRSDAWPTT, translated from the coding sequence ATGACCATCGAATGGCGTTACACCGTCCAGCAGGACCTGGGCGTACTGTCCCTGGCCGGGTTCCTCGGAGCCGACGCCGTGGGGCGGTTCACCGGGGCCGTGGGATGGGCGGTCGCGCGCGGCACGGGACCGGTCGTCCTCGACCTGACCCGGCTGCGGGGCTGGTCGGTCGGCGGGCAGCTCGCCGTCGCGGAGGCGGCCCTCCGGCTGCGGGCCGCGGGCCGCGCCCTCGAACTGGCCGCGATCCCCGCCGACGGCTCCCTCGTCCCGGTGGGTGAAGGGCCTCAGGTCCCGATCCACCGCGACCTCGCCGCGGCGCTCGCCGCGCACCGCGACGCGGGCGCGGAACAGCGGGCGTGGCGCAGCGACGCCTGGCCGACCACCTGA
- a CDS encoding 2Fe-2S iron-sulfur cluster binding domain-containing protein: MCRVRVLQGEVHHAEEARLRLSDPDSGYAHACAAYPLTDVELDV; this comes from the coding sequence CTGTGCCGGGTCCGCGTCCTCCAGGGCGAGGTCCACCACGCGGAGGAGGCCCGGCTCCGGCTCTCCGATCCGGACTCGGGGTACGCGCACGCGTGCGCCGCCTATCCCCTGACGGACGTGGAGCTGGACGTGTGA
- a CDS encoding isochorismatase family protein, with the protein MSRHAETAQPVGTIPTTPNPEPIGTTPTPLPVDALIVVDVQSAFVTGDGAVPAAARLVDRTTDLLARARRDGAFVVHLQNDGPPGAEDEPHTPGWELHHPVEPGPRELVIRKPHDDGFAETPLGRVLSDAGVRAVAVCGVMSEMCVQATARTALARGYRVVVPHDAHATQDVPAAPGISGVVPAATVSRVAAYALGSDAEVTVRASEVTFTAPAAG; encoded by the coding sequence ATGAGCCGGCACGCCGAGACCGCCCAGCCCGTCGGGACCATCCCGACCACCCCGAACCCCGAGCCCATCGGGACCACCCCGACCCCCCTGCCCGTGGACGCGCTGATCGTCGTGGACGTGCAGTCGGCCTTCGTCACCGGTGACGGGGCCGTGCCGGCGGCCGCGCGGCTCGTCGACCGTACGACGGATCTCCTCGCGCGGGCCCGGCGGGACGGTGCCTTCGTCGTGCACCTCCAGAACGACGGCCCGCCCGGCGCGGAGGACGAACCCCACACGCCGGGCTGGGAGCTCCACCACCCCGTCGAGCCCGGGCCCCGGGAGCTCGTCATCCGCAAGCCGCACGACGACGGCTTCGCGGAGACCCCGCTGGGCCGCGTGCTCAGCGACGCGGGCGTGCGGGCGGTCGCCGTCTGCGGCGTGATGTCCGAGATGTGCGTGCAGGCGACGGCTCGTACGGCCCTGGCACGCGGCTACCGAGTCGTCGTACCGCACGATGCCCACGCCACCCAGGACGTTCCGGCGGCGCCGGGAATCAGCGGGGTCGTCCCGGCCGCGACGGTCTCCCGGGTCGCCGCCTACGCCTTGGGGAGCGACGCGGAGGTCACCGTACGAGCCTCGGAGGTCACGTTCACGGCCCCTGCCGCCGGCTGA
- a CDS encoding VanZ family protein yields MTHSAPLPTPHRRTRRIVSIGLAVLGLASALFVIRGPLMMSAPRCMAGRWHGCFDTFNGVVLMTLVAVPLSLLVVWALARRRRAAGVTSAWRKSLAEVGMVHGTVPFLWLTLMPGAAPGVAPARVSLVPLRDLVTMGTLGIIGNLLVFASLGFFAPMRFAAAASVLRILALGAGCSVLVETAQYVFQLDRVSSVDDVLVNATGAALAALASRRWWRTTAGKPSDRPRPAMAPAA; encoded by the coding sequence ATGACACACAGCGCACCCCTGCCCACACCGCACCGCCGCACGCGAAGGATCGTCTCCATCGGCCTGGCGGTCCTCGGTCTGGCGAGCGCGCTGTTCGTCATACGGGGGCCGCTGATGATGTCCGCTCCACGGTGCATGGCCGGACGGTGGCACGGCTGCTTCGACACCTTCAACGGTGTGGTGCTCATGACTCTGGTCGCTGTGCCGTTGTCGTTGCTCGTGGTGTGGGCCCTGGCGCGCCGGCGGCGGGCCGCCGGTGTCACGTCGGCATGGCGGAAGTCGCTGGCCGAGGTGGGCATGGTCCACGGGACGGTGCCGTTCCTGTGGTTGACCCTGATGCCGGGCGCCGCGCCCGGCGTCGCCCCCGCCCGGGTGAGCCTGGTGCCGCTGCGGGACCTGGTCACGATGGGGACGCTCGGGATCATCGGCAACCTGCTGGTCTTCGCCTCGCTGGGCTTCTTCGCCCCGATGCGGTTCGCGGCGGCGGCGTCCGTGCTCCGGATCCTGGCGCTCGGCGCGGGCTGCTCGGTCCTCGTCGAGACCGCCCAGTACGTCTTCCAGCTCGACCGGGTGTCCTCCGTGGACGACGTCCTGGTCAACGCCACCGGCGCCGCGCTGGCCGCACTGGCCTCGCGCCGCTGGTGGCGCACCACGGCGGGAAAGCCGTCGGACCGGCCCCGCCCCGCGATGGCACCGGCGGCCTGA
- a CDS encoding HAMP domain-containing sensor histidine kinase produces the protein MDRRPGLSARLKLTLSYAGFLAVAGALLLAVVWGYLLRYVPDNPQGLLGVSPNRYLLVRTFLPAAAWAMAFLLVFGLVGGWLLAGRMLAPLTQIRDAARRAGEGSLSHRIRMKGRQDEFRELSDAFDSMLQRLESHVAEQRRFAANASHELRTPLAISRALLDVAREDPTRDRDELVERLQAVNTRAIDLTEALLLLSRGDTGTFTRESVDLSLLAEEAAETLLPLAEQRRITLDVTGGAARTSGSAELLLRMVTNLVQNAVVHNVPTGGTVTVRTGAEGAMSVLRVENTGRRLPPDLVPTLTEPFRRGTERVRTDDEHPGVGLGLAIVQSVVRAHDGSLHLTPRPAGGLLVMVRLPGAP, from the coding sequence ATGGATAGGCGCCCGGGGCTCAGCGCCCGGCTGAAACTCACCCTCAGCTACGCCGGATTCCTCGCCGTCGCCGGGGCTCTCCTGCTGGCCGTGGTGTGGGGGTACCTGCTGCGCTACGTACCCGACAACCCGCAGGGCCTCCTCGGGGTCTCGCCCAACCGCTACCTCCTCGTCCGCACCTTCCTCCCCGCGGCGGCGTGGGCAATGGCCTTCCTCCTCGTGTTCGGCCTCGTCGGGGGGTGGCTCCTCGCCGGCCGGATGCTCGCACCGCTGACCCAGATCAGGGACGCGGCACGGAGGGCCGGGGAGGGGTCGCTGTCCCACCGGATCCGGATGAAGGGCCGCCAGGACGAGTTCCGCGAACTCTCCGACGCGTTCGACTCGATGCTCCAGAGACTCGAGTCGCACGTCGCCGAGCAGCGGAGGTTCGCCGCGAACGCCTCCCACGAACTGCGCACCCCACTGGCGATCTCGCGAGCGCTCCTCGACGTCGCCCGCGAGGACCCCACCCGGGACCGGGACGAACTCGTCGAACGCCTGCAGGCCGTCAACACGCGGGCGATCGACCTCACCGAGGCCCTCCTGCTGCTCAGCCGCGGCGACACCGGCACCTTCACCCGCGAGAGCGTCGACCTCTCCCTCCTCGCCGAGGAGGCCGCCGAAACGCTGCTCCCCCTCGCCGAACAGCGCCGGATCACGCTCGACGTCACCGGCGGCGCTGCCAGGACCAGCGGCTCCGCGGAGCTCCTGCTGCGGATGGTGACGAACCTCGTCCAGAACGCCGTCGTCCACAACGTCCCCACCGGTGGCACCGTGACGGTCCGCACAGGGGCGGAGGGCGCCATGAGCGTACTGCGGGTCGAGAACACGGGCCGTCGGCTCCCGCCGGACCTGGTACCGACCCTCACCGAACCCTTCCGACGGGGAACGGAACGCGTCCGCACCGACGACGAACACCCCGGCGTCGGCCTCGGCCTTGCCATCGTGCAGAGCGTCGTCCGCGCGCACGACGGTTCCCTCCACCTCACCCCCCGCCCGGCCGGCGGCCTGCTCGTCATGGTCCGGCTTCCCGGCGCGCCCTAA
- a CDS encoding metalloregulator ArsR/SmtB family transcription factor — protein sequence MPVPLYQAKAEFFRMLGHPVRIRVLELLQSGPLPVRELLARIEIEPAALSQQLAVLRRFGIVTATREGSTVVYTLAGGDVTQLMQAARRILTEITAGPQSCLPPVLPQPVLPQPVLPQ from the coding sequence GTGCCGGTCCCGCTGTACCAGGCCAAGGCCGAGTTCTTCCGCATGCTGGGCCATCCCGTACGGATCCGGGTCCTGGAGCTGCTCCAGAGCGGCCCGTTGCCCGTACGGGAGCTGCTCGCGCGGATCGAGATCGAGCCGGCGGCCCTCTCGCAGCAGCTCGCCGTGTTGCGCCGCTTCGGGATCGTGACCGCCACCCGCGAGGGATCCACCGTCGTGTACACGCTCGCGGGCGGGGACGTGACCCAGTTGATGCAGGCCGCGCGGCGGATCCTCACCGAGATCACCGCCGGCCCGCAGTCCTGCCTCCCTCCCGTGCTTCCGCAGCCCGTGCTTCCGCAACCCGTGCTTCCGCAGTGA